One genomic segment of uncultured Desulfobacter sp. includes these proteins:
- a CDS encoding phosphoadenosine phosphosulfate reductase family protein, which produces MNKPIGKRAYWCDACHVPLLGPKCLACGAQGRDLCAATLVPVFRPEIQYLKKIVPKEVHPLLKEGEVWVALGQYAYYCQGILIFKLAAKTEQVTMAPEAEQLRPLTRTKKQWLTNLQQANRRYIEDLQYEAEGFIRNTVTEHGDKTTLISFSGGKDSTVASHLVMNGLGRSDVLHIFADTTIEFPDTYQYIKDFQQHHPLTPFIKSKSKLDFFQTAETIGPPSRILRWCCTTHKTNPLAKLIDSMSPEYGVLTFDGVRRSESTRRSKYPRISNKHKIARETLASPILHWTDVEVWLYLLFHELPFNQAYKKGFRRVGCLYCPFNSAWSQKMIAARYPQKDKKWKTFLHKQAQRMQHPNPEIFADQGWRARAGGRGLDHYKSALEFQPCKLSADAVMYQLLSGDIRLLRHFLRPFGPQSMVSSDDFSEIFLIHDQKTHEILASVEVGYVDEAIRINYLIKKYRRLFQQRVEKQLKKLQTCIFCGACGAKCKMKALNSEGGFKIDETKCISCLSCVKHVCPVLDSLTKRGK; this is translated from the coding sequence ATGAATAAGCCAATAGGTAAAAGGGCCTATTGGTGTGACGCCTGTCATGTACCCCTGCTTGGTCCAAAATGTTTGGCCTGTGGCGCTCAGGGCCGGGACCTCTGTGCTGCTACCCTGGTGCCGGTTTTCCGACCGGAAATTCAGTATCTCAAAAAAATAGTGCCAAAGGAAGTACATCCACTGCTCAAAGAGGGGGAGGTGTGGGTAGCCCTTGGCCAATATGCCTATTATTGTCAAGGCATTTTGATCTTTAAATTGGCAGCCAAGACAGAACAAGTGACCATGGCTCCTGAGGCTGAACAATTACGCCCCCTGACCAGAACAAAAAAGCAATGGCTGACCAATCTCCAGCAGGCCAACAGGAGATATATCGAAGATTTGCAATATGAGGCTGAGGGCTTTATCCGAAATACCGTGACCGAGCATGGTGATAAAACAACCCTTATTTCATTTTCCGGGGGCAAGGATTCCACGGTGGCCTCCCACCTGGTCATGAATGGACTGGGCCGTAGTGATGTCCTACATATCTTTGCCGATACCACCATTGAATTTCCTGATACTTATCAATACATCAAAGACTTTCAACAACACCATCCTCTTACTCCTTTCATCAAGAGCAAGTCAAAGCTGGATTTTTTTCAGACGGCAGAGACCATTGGCCCACCCAGCCGAATCCTGCGTTGGTGTTGCACCACCCATAAAACCAATCCTCTGGCCAAGCTTATTGACTCCATGAGCCCAGAGTATGGTGTATTGACTTTCGATGGAGTAAGACGCTCCGAATCAACCAGGCGCTCAAAATATCCGCGTATATCTAATAAACATAAAATCGCAAGAGAAACTCTTGCTAGCCCTATTCTGCATTGGACTGATGTGGAAGTGTGGCTATATCTCCTTTTTCACGAATTACCATTTAATCAGGCCTATAAAAAAGGATTCCGGCGGGTTGGTTGCCTCTACTGCCCCTTCAATAGTGCTTGGTCGCAAAAGATGATTGCCGCTCGCTACCCGCAAAAAGACAAAAAATGGAAAACCTTTCTCCATAAACAGGCCCAGCGCATGCAACATCCAAACCCGGAAATATTTGCTGATCAAGGTTGGAGGGCGCGGGCAGGTGGCCGGGGTTTGGATCATTACAAGTCTGCTTTAGAATTTCAACCTTGTAAGCTCTCCGCTGATGCAGTGATGTATCAGCTTCTGAGCGGTGATATTCGTCTATTGCGCCATTTTCTCAGGCCCTTCGGCCCACAGTCCATGGTGAGTAGTGACGATTTCTCCGAAATTTTCCTTATCCATGATCAAAAGACCCACGAAATTTTGGCCAGTGTGGAAGTCGGTTATGTGGATGAGGCTATTCGCATCAACTATCTGATCAAAAAATATCGGCGGCTTTTCCAGCAACGGGTAGAGAAGCAACTCAAAAAATTGCAGACCTGCATTTTTTGTGGGGCATGCGGGGCAAAGTGCAAAATGAAGGCCCTTAACTCAGAGGGTGGTTTTAAAATAGATGAAACAAAGTGTATTAGCTGTTTATCATGCGTTAAACATGTATGTCCAGTCCTCGACTCTTTAACAAAAAGAGGGAAATAA
- the brxL gene encoding BREX system Lon protease-like protein BrxL, protein MMTSIFKNEINQEYLDRKIASLFPDVCVHKGLAARAGLTGRTIPAFVSDWLVSRYSDGSGSINSDGMQKFVAKYLPDKKQKETLMYDLRNGTPLKILDSFSVKVHPTKGTLQLRIPCLDLNGLVLDSIVDANPLLLMGNVWGSGTLTWMPSQEKEGTYDVVMTNFNPMQAASIDLGYFLAKRKEFDLAEWLVLLSRTMGYDEREYSTRQKLLILSRLLPLIEPRVNIMELAPKGTGKSYIYSQLSRHAWLVSGGVVTRAQLFYDMSRQQAGIISNFNAVILDEIQTIKLSNEGEIVGALKGYLESGEYRVMGFHGSSDAGFVILGNIPIVDGRPRDENCFTELPRWLTGHGATALLDRFHALVPGWELPRIQSTSLCQSFALRADYFGEVLYSLRTSQEHMTFVKDHMQSNGDLRDTRAVQRLACGYLKLLFPNLDTVTLATFEEFCLQPAIDLRSNIRRQMAMLDPEFSPKIADINIM, encoded by the coding sequence ATGATGACTTCGATATTTAAAAATGAAATTAATCAGGAATATCTTGACCGAAAAATAGCCAGCTTATTTCCGGACGTATGTGTCCACAAAGGATTGGCAGCAAGAGCTGGACTTACAGGGCGTACTATCCCAGCCTTTGTTTCTGACTGGTTGGTCAGCCGTTATAGCGATGGTTCAGGTAGTATTAACAGTGATGGGATGCAAAAATTCGTCGCAAAATACCTGCCGGACAAAAAGCAAAAAGAGACCTTGATGTATGATCTGCGTAACGGTACTCCACTGAAAATTCTGGATTCATTCAGCGTAAAAGTTCACCCAACCAAAGGCACGCTGCAACTTAGAATCCCCTGTCTGGATCTCAACGGGCTTGTCCTTGACTCCATAGTCGATGCCAATCCCTTGTTGCTGATGGGCAATGTTTGGGGAAGTGGCACTTTAACCTGGATGCCGTCCCAGGAGAAGGAAGGTACGTATGATGTTGTTATGACGAATTTTAATCCGATGCAGGCGGCAAGCATTGACCTGGGATACTTCTTAGCGAAACGAAAAGAATTTGACCTGGCAGAGTGGTTAGTATTGCTATCCCGGACTATGGGGTATGACGAGCGTGAATACTCAACCAGACAAAAGCTATTAATCTTAAGCCGACTGCTACCTCTCATTGAGCCCCGTGTAAACATCATGGAGCTTGCCCCAAAAGGAACAGGAAAATCATATATCTATAGCCAGTTATCCCGCCATGCCTGGCTTGTGAGTGGTGGGGTAGTTACCCGTGCCCAGCTTTTTTACGATATGAGCCGTCAGCAGGCTGGTATTATTTCAAACTTTAATGCCGTAATTTTAGATGAAATCCAAACAATTAAGTTGAGCAACGAAGGTGAGATCGTTGGTGCCTTAAAAGGGTATCTGGAATCAGGAGAATACCGGGTTATGGGCTTCCATGGTTCCTCTGATGCCGGGTTTGTTATTTTAGGCAATATCCCGATAGTCGATGGCAGACCACGAGATGAAAATTGTTTTACCGAACTACCGAGGTGGCTGACTGGCCATGGGGCCACAGCACTTCTTGACCGTTTCCACGCTTTGGTGCCGGGTTGGGAGCTTCCCAGGATACAATCGACATCGCTATGTCAGTCTTTCGCCCTACGAGCAGATTACTTCGGCGAGGTATTATACTCCCTTAGGACAAGCCAGGAGCATATGACTTTTGTCAAAGATCACATGCAATCCAATGGGGACCTGCGAGACACCCGGGCCGTCCAACGTCTGGCCTGTGGCTATCTCAAGTTATTGTTTCCCAACTTGGACACCGTGACGTTGGCAACTTTTGAGGAATTTTGCCTGCAGCCTGCTATAGATTTACGATCTAATATTCGTCGGCAAATGGCAATGTTAGACCCAGAGTTTTCACCGAAGATTGCTGATATTAATATTATGTGA
- a CDS encoding Fic family protein, with amino-acid sequence MKIPVSPPDFIKIITEKSELFAEAFNASVTDEKGRYLHWDKLRHLTPPDDFTSEEWWAVIRFKRQNLFTTLPLYDKSNQPFNFCTPDAVNRDLHWLDMNAAGTITANQPVANQGMQNTYLIKSLVEEAINSSQLEGASTTRHVAKEMIRQGRDPKDKSEQMILNNFHAMQFIRDFKEDELTPSFFFELHRILTEKTLDDPEKAGVFRSENDKVYVSDHTGSNILHSPPDASELKKRLESLCKFANCKSDVGFIHPVIRAIMLHFMLAYDHPFVDGNGRTARALFYWSMISQGYWLSEFISISRIIKSAPVQYGRAFLYTETDDNDATYFIIHQLEVIRKAIQDLHAYLEKKTKDIEEAQETLRNAKHLGGKLNFRQLAILRHALKNPRFIYNINEHRNSHGISYETARKDLLYMSDKLNLLSKLKEGRTFIFISPSDLEERIKRS; translated from the coding sequence ATGAAAATACCAGTCAGTCCACCTGATTTCATAAAAATTATTACAGAAAAAAGTGAGCTTTTTGCTGAGGCTTTCAATGCAAGTGTAACTGATGAAAAGGGGCGATATCTTCATTGGGATAAACTTAGACATCTAACGCCGCCGGATGATTTCACCAGCGAAGAGTGGTGGGCCGTAATTAGATTTAAAAGACAGAATTTATTCACGACACTTCCATTATACGATAAATCTAATCAGCCTTTTAACTTCTGTACCCCTGATGCTGTCAATCGTGATTTGCATTGGCTTGATATGAATGCAGCCGGAACGATTACTGCAAATCAACCCGTCGCAAATCAAGGTATGCAAAATACATATTTAATCAAATCTCTTGTCGAAGAAGCGATAAATTCCAGTCAACTGGAAGGGGCCTCCACAACAAGGCATGTTGCAAAAGAAATGATAAGGCAGGGAAGAGACCCAAAAGATAAGAGCGAACAGATGATTTTGAATAATTTTCATGCGATGCAGTTTATAAGGGATTTTAAGGAGGATGAATTAACACCTTCCTTTTTTTTTGAACTCCACCGAATATTAACGGAAAAGACTTTAGATGATCCGGAAAAAGCAGGTGTTTTCAGGTCGGAAAATGATAAAGTCTATGTATCCGATCACACAGGTTCTAACATTTTACATTCGCCGCCGGATGCCTCAGAATTAAAAAAACGATTAGAATCTTTATGTAAGTTTGCCAATTGTAAGTCGGATGTGGGGTTTATTCACCCTGTCATCAGGGCTATAATGCTTCACTTCATGCTGGCCTACGACCATCCCTTTGTTGATGGTAATGGCAGAACGGCAAGAGCATTATTTTACTGGTCAATGATAAGCCAGGGGTATTGGTTATCAGAATTTATTTCCATATCCCGGATTATTAAATCAGCACCCGTTCAGTATGGCAGGGCATTCCTGTACACGGAAACCGACGATAATGATGCCACCTATTTTATAATTCATCAACTTGAAGTTATTAGAAAGGCCATTCAGGATCTGCATGCTTATTTGGAAAAAAAGACAAAAGATATTGAAGAGGCCCAGGAAACATTGCGGAATGCCAAACACCTTGGAGGGAAGCTGAATTTCAGGCAATTGGCCATTCTCCGTCATGCGCTGAAAAATCCGAGATTTATTTATAATATTAACGAGCACCGCAACTCACATGGAATTTCCTATGAAACGGCAAGAAAGGATTTATTATACATGTCGGATAAATTAAATCTTCTAAGCAAGCTGAAAGAGGGGCGAACTTTTATTTTTATTTCACCCTCCGACCTCGAAGAGCGGATTAAGAGAAGTTGA
- a CDS encoding nucleotidyltransferase domain-containing protein: MDKNQVLIRLKQFKTHTAPKLGVVKMGIFGSVARGTSTVGSDIDVVVKLNRQNLINTIGLRQSLEDFFGVPVDVVNYTENLSPLLKKRINKDVIYV, translated from the coding sequence ATGGATAAGAATCAGGTATTAATACGTCTTAAACAGTTTAAAACCCATACTGCGCCTAAATTGGGGGTTGTAAAAATGGGAATATTCGGTTCTGTTGCAAGGGGCACCTCCACTGTCGGCAGTGATATTGATGTGGTAGTTAAATTAAACCGGCAAAATTTAATCAACACTATCGGACTCAGACAGAGTTTAGAGGACTTTTTCGGTGTTCCGGTTGATGTTGTCAATTATACGGAAAACTTAAGCCCTTTGTTGAAAAAACGTATTAACAAAGACGTGATTTATGTATGA
- a CDS encoding HepT-like ribonuclease domain-containing protein, whose translation MAELTERIRVRFKEVTSVSELTDSFAGVEKLDLLLMPLIVIGELVTKIDHITKQALFKKYPQTPWREIKGLRNVVAHNYYEVNAEEIFDTCKNDIPKLAKTIKQIISDFQ comes from the coding sequence ATGGCAGAATTGACAGAGCGTATTCGTGTGCGATTTAAAGAGGTAACATCTGTTTCTGAGTTGACGGATTCTTTTGCCGGAGTAGAAAAATTGGATTTGCTGTTGATGCCGCTTATTGTCATTGGTGAATTGGTCACAAAAATTGATCATATTACAAAACAGGCTTTGTTCAAAAAATATCCGCAAACTCCTTGGCGTGAAATTAAAGGGCTGAGAAATGTTGTGGCCCACAATTATTATGAGGTAAATGCTGAAGAAATATTTGATACCTGTAAAAATGATATTCCAAAACTGGCAAAAACTATCAAACAAATAATTTCAGATTTCCAATGA
- a CDS encoding amino acid permease, protein MSSESNEVVSGRLGTFAGVFTPSVLTILGIILFLRLGYVVGAAGLGKAVIIIAVANLISVLTSFSLAAIATNMKVGGGGDYYLISRTLGIEFGGAIGIVLFLAQSVSIAFYCIGFGEALTAILGLTGHVTVQLIAGTALLFLFVLAWIGADLATKFQYVVMVFLILALLSFYIGGIRQWDTGLLMENWVVGEGTAPFWLLFALFFPAVTGFTQGVSMSGDLEDPGKSLPTGTFAAVFLSILVYVSVAVVFAASTPLKTLAGDYGVMKQISMYGWLINAGVISATLSSAMASFLGAPRILKSLASDKIFPFLNPFAKGSGPSDNPRRGVLLSFGIAVATISMGRLNLIAGVVSMFFLISYGLLNYATYFEASAESPSFRPRFRWYSKEISLVGALVCLGVMLAIDLRTGIAAVAILFAIFQYLKRVATPARWADSRRSYYLKLVRNNLLEAQKVLAHSRDWRPYVLVLSNDEEHMKQLLDFSSLIEGKSGITTAVRLLPARGYRAVKLKEEAEKDLARIISEKESSAFSLVLSSEYVANGLSVLCQSFGLGPIKANTVLMSWNEQSVKNDGSVQFHNYRELIRPAVQSGCNIILWDPKELPETAEDSDKQKTIDVWWKDDDTSRLMLLLAYLITRDGYWEGAKIRLLACYLDRDNEQIIQMLSDTLDEFRIQAEPKVILGINEKVFLKTSGQTDLVFIPFSLKKDNTLMFGDLPADQLLPSLKTVAMVMAAQKIELDSTPEEGRAGELALLFDELKHAEKRVASAKKKALQAAESATDFIKDADDMQLNDPELLKHLKETLALQEKSEEANKKVLKEQVKLMEISQRAKDEGLSVDNEDH, encoded by the coding sequence ATGTCATCAGAAAGTAATGAGGTCGTTTCCGGCCGGTTGGGTACTTTTGCCGGTGTTTTTACGCCAAGTGTTTTGACCATTCTCGGGATTATTCTTTTCCTGCGTTTAGGATATGTGGTGGGCGCTGCCGGGCTTGGGAAAGCTGTGATTATTATTGCCGTGGCTAATCTGATTTCCGTTCTGACCAGCTTTTCTTTGGCTGCCATTGCCACCAATATGAAGGTTGGCGGCGGCGGTGACTATTATCTGATTTCAAGAACCCTTGGCATAGAGTTCGGCGGGGCCATCGGCATTGTGCTGTTTTTAGCTCAGTCTGTGTCTATTGCTTTTTACTGCATTGGTTTCGGGGAGGCTCTGACCGCCATCCTCGGCCTGACCGGTCATGTAACGGTACAACTTATTGCAGGTACGGCGTTGCTTTTTCTTTTTGTGCTGGCATGGATCGGCGCGGATTTGGCCACTAAGTTCCAGTATGTGGTGATGGTGTTTTTGATCCTGGCGCTTCTATCCTTTTATATTGGGGGTATCCGGCAGTGGGATACCGGACTTTTGATGGAAAACTGGGTTGTCGGGGAAGGCACGGCTCCTTTTTGGCTTCTTTTTGCCTTGTTTTTTCCGGCGGTGACCGGGTTTACCCAAGGGGTAAGCATGTCCGGCGATCTTGAAGACCCCGGTAAAAGTTTGCCCACAGGGACCTTTGCCGCAGTCTTTCTATCCATACTGGTCTATGTCTCCGTGGCTGTGGTGTTTGCCGCTTCCACACCTTTGAAAACCCTGGCCGGTGACTACGGAGTCATGAAGCAGATTTCCATGTATGGCTGGCTGATAAATGCCGGTGTTATTTCCGCCACCTTGTCTTCAGCCATGGCCTCGTTTCTTGGGGCGCCCAGGATTTTAAAGTCCCTGGCTTCGGATAAAATATTTCCCTTTCTTAACCCCTTTGCCAAAGGCTCTGGTCCGTCTGACAATCCCCGCCGGGGGGTGTTGCTTTCATTCGGAATTGCTGTGGCCACCATATCCATGGGCCGGCTGAACCTCATTGCAGGGGTTGTTTCCATGTTTTTTTTAATCTCCTACGGGTTGCTCAATTATGCCACTTATTTTGAGGCGTCTGCCGAGAGCCCGTCTTTCAGGCCCCGGTTTCGGTGGTACAGCAAAGAGATCAGTCTTGTAGGCGCTTTGGTCTGCCTGGGCGTGATGCTGGCCATTGATCTTCGAACCGGGATTGCTGCCGTGGCCATTCTTTTTGCCATTTTCCAGTATCTCAAACGGGTAGCTACCCCTGCAAGGTGGGCGGACAGCCGGCGTTCTTACTATCTTAAACTGGTCAGGAACAATCTGTTGGAGGCACAAAAGGTTCTCGCGCATTCAAGGGACTGGCGACCCTATGTCCTTGTATTGTCCAATGACGAAGAACATATGAAGCAGTTACTGGATTTTTCCTCTCTGATTGAGGGAAAAAGCGGTATTACAACAGCTGTACGACTTCTTCCGGCACGGGGATACCGTGCTGTAAAACTTAAGGAAGAGGCGGAAAAGGATCTGGCCCGGATTATTTCCGAGAAAGAAAGTTCAGCATTTTCTCTTGTACTCTCTTCAGAGTATGTGGCCAACGGCCTGTCCGTGCTGTGCCAGAGCTTTGGGCTTGGGCCGATTAAGGCCAATACCGTACTCATGAGCTGGAATGAGCAGTCTGTTAAGAATGATGGCTCCGTACAATTTCATAATTACCGGGAGCTGATTCGGCCGGCCGTTCAGTCCGGGTGCAATATCATTCTCTGGGACCCGAAAGAACTACCTGAAACTGCCGAAGACTCAGACAAACAAAAAACCATTGATGTTTGGTGGAAGGATGACGACACCAGCCGGCTCATGCTTCTTCTTGCCTATCTGATCACAAGGGACGGTTATTGGGAGGGTGCCAAAATCAGGCTTTTAGCCTGTTATCTGGACCGGGACAACGAGCAGATCATACAGATGCTTTCCGATACCCTGGATGAGTTTCGTATCCAGGCCGAACCCAAGGTTATCCTTGGAATCAATGAAAAAGTGTTTTTAAAAACATCCGGGCAGACAGACCTGGTTTTTATCCCTTTCTCCTTAAAAAAAGATAATACCCTGATGTTTGGCGATCTGCCGGCAGACCAGCTTTTGCCAAGCCTGAAAACGGTTGCCATGGTCATGGCAGCCCAGAAAATTGAACTGGATTCAACCCCGGAAGAGGGCAGGGCTGGTGAACTGGCGCTTTTGTTTGATGAACTCAAACATGCGGAGAAAAGGGTGGCGTCCGCAAAGAAAAAAGCCCTTCAGGCCGCTGAATCCGCCACGGATTTTATCAAAGATGCCGATGACATGCAGCTCAATGATCCAGAACTGTTAAAACATCTTAAAGAAACGCTTGCATTGCAGGAGAAATCCGAAGAAGCCAATAAAAAGGTACTCAAAGAACAAGTCAAATTAATGGAGATCTCCCAGCGGGCCAAGGATGAGGGGCTTTCTGTTGATAACGAAGATCATTAA
- a CDS encoding DUF4007 family protein — MAKFEFGFEEAWLRLILKRLPDNPDLFLPKAVEKAQSLLRVGKLKVGAARAWAESAGLVCKKKGAFILTPLGQIIAKHDPDLEEDGIWWLLHYHLAKSNSPAWFYSYYCNEFSQDNFSREDFEKALRAHWDDNHEKPMTDSVFHKLIFSPLKQVFEGTRLGEEFGLWLTDNDGNYLRQTENAPLLPKSVLAHALLDWAMEQQRQSVHLEKLLEAGGVGRIFRLAREDFDNLLVDIGEYYQKQVAWISHTAGLNSVSLMDCPPLAMVSAYYYELDGEEPMDALAMGKTEVDKLIGQETSLFS, encoded by the coding sequence ATGGCAAAATTTGAATTTGGTTTCGAAGAGGCATGGTTACGCCTCATCCTAAAAAGACTACCGGACAACCCGGATCTCTTTCTTCCGAAGGCTGTTGAGAAGGCCCAATCCCTTTTACGGGTGGGAAAACTTAAGGTTGGTGCCGCCCGGGCCTGGGCCGAGTCTGCCGGGCTTGTCTGCAAAAAGAAAGGAGCTTTTATACTCACCCCCCTGGGCCAGATCATTGCCAAACATGACCCTGACCTGGAAGAGGATGGGATCTGGTGGCTATTGCACTATCATCTGGCCAAGTCAAATAGCCCAGCCTGGTTCTATTCCTATTATTGTAATGAATTTAGCCAAGACAACTTCAGCCGTGAGGATTTTGAAAAGGCTTTGCGGGCTCATTGGGATGACAATCATGAAAAGCCCATGACCGACAGTGTTTTTCATAAACTGATCTTCTCACCCCTAAAGCAGGTATTTGAAGGAACACGGCTCGGTGAAGAGTTTGGTCTCTGGTTGACAGATAACGATGGTAATTATCTACGCCAGACAGAAAATGCGCCGCTTCTCCCTAAATCTGTCCTCGCCCATGCCCTGCTGGACTGGGCCATGGAGCAACAACGCCAGTCTGTTCATTTGGAAAAACTGCTGGAGGCCGGTGGTGTGGGGCGTATTTTCAGACTTGCGCGTGAGGACTTTGACAACCTGCTGGTTGATATTGGAGAGTATTATCAAAAACAGGTGGCCTGGATCAGTCATACCGCAGGCCTCAACTCAGTTTCCCTGATGGATTGCCCGCCCCTGGCCATGGTGAGTGCATATTATTACGAGCTGGATGGAGAGGAACCCATGGATGCTCTTGCCATGGGAAAAACCGAGGTCGATAAGCTGATCGGCCAGGAAACCTCACTTTTTTCATAG